Within Sphingomonas piscis, the genomic segment ATAATGCCGATGGTGCGACCATGAAGATCGAAACCAAGTAGACCCTCCAAGGAGAAGTTCCCTTCTCGAACTCGGGCGTAGGCTCGGTGGATCTTCCGGTCCAAGGCAAGGATCAACGCAACCGTATGCTCGGCAATGGCATGAGGGGAGTAAGCCGGAACCCTAGCCACTGCGATCCCAAGTTCTGCAGCTGCTGCTAGATCTACATTGTTGAAGCCTGCGCCTCGGAGCGCGATCAAACGCGTTCCCTGCCTCGCGAGTATCTCGAGAATGTCGCGATCGACTTGATCATTGACGAAGGGGCACACGACTTCACTGCCGCGCGCCAGGGCCGCAGTGGAGGCATCCAGATGCGCTTCGAAGTAGCTGATGCGGTGAACTGCTCCAGCGATGACATTCGACTGATCGAGGAACTGTCGATCATAGCTTTTGGTGCTGAAAACGGAGACTTTCATGTGAACCTTAGCGCTGCGCGATGGCTGAATGCCGATCTGAATATTGGCGCAGCGAGGCCCGGCACGCACCACGGACTATTACTTATGTTGGCCCGTCCGGCGTTCGGTGAAAAAGGCCCAGGTGCGGAAGCGCACTTCGAACACGTCTGGGGCGGGCAAACAAATGAGCCGAATTCTAATCATCGACGGGCATCCCGATCCGAATATGGACCACTTCGTCCATGCGGCCGCCAGCGCCTATCAAGAGGGCGCAGAAACAGCGTTTCATAATGTTCGCCGGATCGATGTAGCCCGGCTTAACTTTCCAATTCTTCGGTCTCAGCGTGAATGGAACGATGCTCCTCCAGTCAGTGACATCAGAGAGGCGCAAGACGCCCTACAATGGGCCGAGCACGTCGCCATCTTCTATCCAATGTGGCTTGGCGACATTCCGGCCCTTCTTAAAGGCTTTCTCGAACAAGTAGCGCGTCCTACTTTCGCCTTTCGCTACCGCCACAATGGCTTTCCCGAAAAGCTACTGAAGGGCAGGTCGGCGCGTGTGGTGGTATCAATGGGGATGCCAGCTGCCTTCTACAGCCTCGTATATCGCGCTCACAGCCTTAAGAGCCTGAAGCGAAACATACTCGGCTTCGTTGGCTTCTCGCCGGTTCGCCAGGCAGTCATCGGCGCCGTTGAAGGCAGCCCCCACCACCGAGACCGATGGCTGAACAAGCTCCAGCGCTTGGGCGAGCAAGCACGATGATGCGCTCGTCAAATGCTGGCGTTCGTCTAACGAGTTTTGGCGGCGCTGGAACTGTGACAGGTTCCAAACACCTGCTTCAATCCGGCAAGCACCGATTGCTGATCGACTGCGGGCTTTTCCAGGGACGCAAGGAATTGCGTGAGCTCAACTGGCAGCCACTTCCGATTGATCCGTGTTCAATCGACGCGGTGGTTCTGACGCATGCTCACCTGGATCACACTGGCTATTTGCCTCGGCTGGTAAAGGACGGCTTCTCGGGACCGATCTTCGGGACACCTGCGTCGATTGACGTTGCTAAGCTGATCCTGCTCGACAGCGCCTTTCTTCAGGAGAAAGACGCCGAACTGGCCAACAAGTTCGGTTACAGCCGCCACGCTCCGGCTATGCCATTGTATCGGCGCATCGACGTCGAGAACTGCTTTGATTTGTTCAGGCCGCTGCCGATGCACAAGCGGGCGCCCCTTCCCGGCGGCGCGGACATCCTCTTCCGGCCGGCAGGTCACATTCTTGGGGCTGCCACAGCGGAGATCCGGACTGCTGGCAAGGCGATCCTGTTTTCCGGTGATCTGGGTCGCTTTGACGATCCGATGATGCCCGATCCGGAAATGGTATCACGGGCCGACATCGTAATCGTCGAATCTACATACGGCAGTCGTTTGCACGAGAAGGTGGATGCGCCAACTGCCATTCTCGACATCGTGGAGCGCACGGTGCGCCGCGGCGGAACGGTCATCGTGCCTGCCTTTGCGGTCGGAAGGGTTCAGTCGCTACTCTACTATTTCTGGCAGTTGAAAAAGGCCGGCCGGTTACCCTTGGTGCCGATCTACGTTGACAGCCCGATGGCAACGGATGCGACAAGCCTGCTTTTCGCACATCCGAGAGACCACCGGCTGGATGAAGAAGCCTGTCGGGACGTCTGCCGAGTGGCCACCTATGTCCCGGATGTCGACGGGTCCAAGGCGCTTTCCGGCAATCCGATGCCGAAGGTCATCATATCCGCAAGCGGAATGGCTACGGGCGGGCGCGTCCTGCATCACATCAAGGCCTTCGGCACCGACCCGCGGAGCACCATCCTCTTCTCAGGCTATCAGGCGGAGGGCACTCGCGGCCGGAAGATGATCGAAGGCGAACGGCAGGTGAAGATCCACGGCAGCTGGGTGGACATTCGGGCAGAAGTCACGGAGCTGTCGATGCTCTCGGCCCATGCTGATTCAGATGAAATTATGCGGTGGCTTGGAGGCTTTGAAGCACCACCTGAGCGACTCTTGATTGTTCATGGAGAGCCTGACTCCGCGCGTGCCCTTCAGGGGCGGGTTTCCAAGGAGCTCAATTGGAAGTGCGACGTCGTTGAGATGAACCAGCCGGTGGAACTTGGACGATAGAGGTAGGATCGCTTCTGCACGGAGCGAGCGGGGGAGTCGAAATGTTTGAAATAATCGAAAGTGCCCCGAACGTGCTGGCACTCAGAGTGTCGAACAAGATTACAGGCGCAGACCTCGACCGGATCATGGATGGCTTGGACGAAGCTATGTCCGCTGACGACAAGGTCCACGTCTTTGTCGAGACGCACGGAATTGACGGGATCGAACTCACAGGCCTCCCGAGCTACGTGGCGAGAGCGATGCCTCTGTTAGGCAAGCTGTCACAGTTCGGCAGGGTAGCGGTAGTTGCGGACCAAGCGTGGATACGGGCAGGCACCCGTATCGAGAGCGCCATGCTGCCCTTCATAAGCTATCGGACCTTCATGCCGGATGAGCGTGACAATGCGCTCGCGTGGGTGGAAGGCACAGCGAAGTAAGCCTTAAGGCGGGACTACGGACTATTCCGTAGTTCTAGGCTAGTGGTCGCCGCCTATCTGGCTCCTGGTCAGCGGTAACGCTGGAGATCTGGAGACAAACATGACCGAACCCTTCATCGACCTCAGCGTTCATCACCAGCCGAAGGGTGCTTCGGACCGAGTGGCTTACGCTTTCACCAAGCTTCTGCGTTGGACGGCGGATACTTTCTTTGCCGAGCGCTACGGCCATCGCGCAGTGGTTCTGGAGACAGTTGCGGCTGTTCCGGGCATGGTTGGTGCCACCATCAATCACCTGCACTGCCTCCGCCGTATGTGCGACGACAAGGGCTGGATCCGCACGCTGATGGACGAAGCGGAAAATGAGCGCATGCACCTGATGACCTTCATCGAGATCAGTAAGCCGACCATTTTCGAACGCGCAGTCATCATCGGCGTCCAATGGGTCTTCTACTGCTTCTTCTTCGCTTTATACCTGATCAGCTCCAAGACGGCGCACCGCGTAGTCGGCTACTTCGAGGAAGAAGCAGTGATCAGCTACACCCACTACCTCAAGGAGATCGACGAGGGCCGCTCGGACAATGTCCCGGCTCCAGCTATCGCCAAGCGCTACTGGGGTCTGCCTGGCGGTGCTACGCTGCGGGACGTGGTTCTGGTTGTTCGGGCCGACGAAGCTCATCACCGCGACGTCAATCATCAATTCGCCAACGAGCTTGCAGGGCTGCCGCAAGGGCAGGTGGCTCCTTGCCCGCACCACGTCGAACTTCAGCCCCAGTGGAAGAAGGCTGCTTAGGCCATCGAAAATCCGGCTCAAGCTTCGTGAAGCTTGGAAGAGTAGCCCCGCGAGAAGCAGTGCCTTCCGCGGGGCCTACTCGGCCGCTGTTGCAAGGGCGTCAGCAACCTCGCAATGTCCGCTTTGGGTCGAAAGCGGAAGTTCTGCTTTGCGGCGCTTTGGCTCGTAAGCTGAAGTTCACCATGGCTGAAGAGGCACGAAGCCAGCTTGACTCGCGGCTTACGTCTGCCTGAGACTTGGTGCCAATCTGAGGTGTAGCCTAATTTGACGTCCAACGATGCACTGAAAATCGTC encodes:
- a CDS encoding MBL fold metallo-hydrolase RNA specificity domain-containing protein; amino-acid sequence: MTGSKHLLQSGKHRLLIDCGLFQGRKELRELNWQPLPIDPCSIDAVVLTHAHLDHTGYLPRLVKDGFSGPIFGTPASIDVAKLILLDSAFLQEKDAELANKFGYSRHAPAMPLYRRIDVENCFDLFRPLPMHKRAPLPGGADILFRPAGHILGAATAEIRTAGKAILFSGDLGRFDDPMMPDPEMVSRADIVIVESTYGSRLHEKVDAPTAILDIVERTVRRGGTVIVPAFAVGRVQSLLYYFWQLKKAGRLPLVPIYVDSPMATDATSLLFAHPRDHRLDEEACRDVCRVATYVPDVDGSKALSGNPMPKVIISASGMATGGRVLHHIKAFGTDPRSTILFSGYQAEGTRGRKMIEGERQVKIHGSWVDIRAEVTELSMLSAHADSDEIMRWLGGFEAPPERLLIVHGEPDSARALQGRVSKELNWKCDVVEMNQPVELGR
- a CDS encoding NAD(P)H-dependent oxidoreductase, which translates into the protein MSRILIIDGHPDPNMDHFVHAAASAYQEGAETAFHNVRRIDVARLNFPILRSQREWNDAPPVSDIREAQDALQWAEHVAIFYPMWLGDIPALLKGFLEQVARPTFAFRYRHNGFPEKLLKGRSARVVVSMGMPAAFYSLVYRAHSLKSLKRNILGFVGFSPVRQAVIGAVEGSPHHRDRWLNKLQRLGEQAR
- a CDS encoding STAS/SEC14 domain-containing protein, whose translation is MFEIIESAPNVLALRVSNKITGADLDRIMDGLDEAMSADDKVHVFVETHGIDGIELTGLPSYVARAMPLLGKLSQFGRVAVVADQAWIRAGTRIESAMLPFISYRTFMPDERDNALAWVEGTAK
- a CDS encoding alternative oxidase, whose product is MTEPFIDLSVHHQPKGASDRVAYAFTKLLRWTADTFFAERYGHRAVVLETVAAVPGMVGATINHLHCLRRMCDDKGWIRTLMDEAENERMHLMTFIEISKPTIFERAVIIGVQWVFYCFFFALYLISSKTAHRVVGYFEEEAVISYTHYLKEIDEGRSDNVPAPAIAKRYWGLPGGATLRDVVLVVRADEAHHRDVNHQFANELAGLPQGQVAPCPHHVELQPQWKKAA